In Gymnogyps californianus isolate 813 chromosome 1, ASM1813914v2, whole genome shotgun sequence, the following are encoded in one genomic region:
- the KCTD4 gene encoding BTB/POZ domain-containing protein KCTD4, with translation MERKINRGEKECEGKHSNSEGSEQDKDYKTSLITLNVGGYLYITQKQTLTKYPDSFLEGIINGKIMCPFDADGHYFIDRDGLLFRHILNFLRNGELLLPEGFRENQLLAQEADFFQLKVLSDAVKSRWEKEQLASRETTFLEITDSHDRSQGLRIFCNAPDFIAKIKSRIVLVSKSRLDGFPEEFSVSSNIIQFKYFIKSENGTRLVLKEDNTFVCTLETLKFEAIMMALKCGFRLLTSLDCSKGSIVHSDALHFIK, from the coding sequence atggagagaaaaataaacagaggagaaaaggaatgcgaaggaaaacacagcaactCCGAAGGCTCTGAGCAAGACAAGGACTATAAAACGTCTCTGATTACTCTGAATGTTGGTGGCTATCTATATATCACACAAAAACAGACACTAACCAAGTATCCAGATTCTTTTCTGGAAGGGatcataaatggaaaaataatgtgcCCATTCGATGCAGACGGTCATTACTTCATAGACAGAGATGGACTCCTTTTCAGACACATTCTCAACTTCCTACGAAATGGAGAACTTCTTCTACCAGAAGGGTTTCGAGAAAATCAACTTTTGGCAcaagaagcagattttttccagCTCAAGGTACTCTCGGATGCAGTGAAATCACGGTGGGAGAAGGAACAGCTAGCATCTCGAGAGACTACTTTCCTGGAAATAACTGACAGCCACGACCGTTCACAAGGACTTAGAATCTTTTGTAATGCTCCTGATttcattgcaaaaataaaatccagaattGTACTGGTGTCCAAAAGCAGGCTGGACGGATTTCCAGAGGAGTTTTCGGTATCTTCCAATATTATTCAATTCAAGTACTTCATAAAGTCTGAAAATGGTACACGACTGGTACTGAAGGAAGACAACACCTTTGTCTGCACCCTGGAAACTCTTAAGTTTGAGGCTATAATGATGGCTTTAAAATGTGGATTTAGACTGCTGACCAGTCTGGATTGTTCGAAAGGGTCAATTGTTCACAGTGATGCACTTCATTTTATCAAGTAA